One window from the genome of Spirochaetota bacterium encodes:
- a CDS encoding LysM peptidoglycan-binding domain-containing protein: MRKTLSFGILLLVIIGLLGCPAPRPDEELKLAKEKLEQAQKEEAPTFAKEDFDRAKKNYIDATNLVEQGKNEDAKKRALVSITNSETAILNSRRVRAQNELTKLDGLIKESSSLRMDVVYPDSYNSYTNSYQVSLDLFNKSNYVESIQNSRKTISEVEVTLKELKDKWNTARTELGRATSRTERLKRIARWLSSEVQEIESLVVEARKLLDEAKLDDSIQKSREANAKLDELTGKLRQRNEQELDNTGSRMKELKINKIQIKFMYFARSIEEIAYSKMVDTDKRIALMYEETAKPTEQKNISQMTDQELEEYKISLESEVSNLAQEIKTLYNQAQQDYTNGNYEDSLEKLDRVNQLLDIYSLKKSEINLVVKEIENRKARVTKETKVTPAPKKVSAYSVKSGDFLSKIAGNLFGGAYWWWPKIFTANRDKIKDPDVIEVGIELVIPAIPEE; this comes from the coding sequence ATGAGAAAGACTCTATCGTTTGGAATATTGTTGTTGGTGATAATAGGACTGCTTGGTTGTCCTGCTCCAAGACCTGATGAAGAACTTAAACTAGCGAAGGAGAAACTGGAGCAAGCACAGAAGGAGGAAGCTCCAACCTTCGCTAAAGAAGACTTTGACAGAGCCAAGAAAAATTATATAGATGCAACTAACCTAGTTGAGCAGGGAAAGAACGAGGATGCTAAAAAGAGAGCATTGGTATCAATAACAAATTCAGAAACTGCAATCCTTAATTCAAGAAGAGTAAGAGCGCAGAATGAACTAACAAAACTTGACGGTTTGATAAAAGAATCCTCATCACTCAGGATGGATGTGGTTTATCCAGATAGTTACAATTCCTACACTAATTCATACCAAGTCTCACTTGATCTATTCAATAAATCAAACTATGTTGAGTCTATACAGAATTCAAGGAAGACTATTTCCGAGGTTGAAGTAACTCTTAAAGAACTGAAAGATAAGTGGAATACTGCTAGGACTGAACTAGGTAGAGCAACTTCAAGAACTGAAAGACTAAAAAGGATCGCAAGGTGGCTTTCATCTGAAGTTCAGGAAATTGAAAGTCTGGTAGTTGAAGCAAGGAAGTTGTTGGATGAAGCAAAACTTGATGATAGTATTCAGAAATCCAGAGAAGCAAATGCGAAACTTGATGAACTTACAGGAAAACTTAGACAGAGAAACGAACAAGAATTAGATAATACTGGAAGCAGAATGAAAGAGTTGAAAATAAATAAGATACAAATAAAGTTTATGTATTTTGCTAGGTCTATTGAAGAGATAGCATATTCAAAAATGGTAGATACTGATAAGAGAATAGCACTTATGTATGAAGAGACTGCAAAACCTACTGAGCAGAAGAATATATCACAAATGACAGACCAAGAACTAGAAGAATACAAAATATCGCTTGAATCTGAGGTTTCAAACCTTGCACAGGAGATAAAAACACTTTATAACCAAGCGCAACAAGACTATACTAACGGTAATTATGAGGACTCACTTGAGAAACTAGATAGAGTTAATCAATTACTTGACATATATTCCCTAAAGAAATCAGAGATTAATCTAGTGGTTAAGGAGATAGAAAATAGGAAGGCTAGGGTAACAAAAGAAACAAAAGTAACACCAGCACCTAAAAAAGTCTCAGCTTACTCTGTAAAAAGTGGTGACTTTCTCTCAAAGATAGCAGGTAATTTATTCGGAGGTGCCTATTGGTGGTGGCCCAAAATATTCACTGCTAACAGAGATAAGATAAAAGATCCCGATGTGATTGAAGTTGGAATTGAACTAGTTATACCTGCTATTCCAGAGGAATAG
- a CDS encoding ATP-binding cassette domain-containing protein: protein MEIIRVEGLYKSFGSHQVLRDINFSIDSDRLLIIGRSGMGKSVLIKSIVRLLEPDRGRVFLNGVEVTSLSERQLEELWREVGFLFQSGALFDYMNVEENILFVLENVRGITGDKAKKRVKEVLEMVGLPNVGNKMPSELSGGMRKRVALARTISTYPSILFLDEPTTGLDPITSDYVISSVIELKDYLGIPIVVVTHDVEVMKKISGKVIMIENSQIVFFGDFEDMIRNGNEYIRQFLNGLSEGPINVV from the coding sequence ATGGAAATCATTAGAGTTGAGGGACTTTACAAGTCGTTTGGTTCTCATCAAGTTTTGAGGGACATAAACTTTTCAATTGACAGTGATAGGTTGCTAATTATTGGGCGAAGCGGGATGGGTAAGAGTGTTTTAATAAAGAGTATTGTTAGGCTTCTGGAACCTGACAGGGGTAGAGTGTTTTTGAACGGTGTTGAAGTAACATCTTTGAGTGAGAGACAACTTGAAGAGTTGTGGAGGGAGGTTGGGTTTCTTTTTCAGAGTGGTGCTTTGTTTGACTATATGAATGTTGAGGAGAATATTCTTTTCGTTCTTGAGAATGTTAGAGGTATAACGGGAGATAAGGCGAAGAAGAGAGTTAAGGAAGTTTTGGAAATGGTAGGGCTGCCGAATGTAGGAAACAAAATGCCGTCTGAGTTGAGTGGTGGTATGAGAAAGCGGGTAGCACTCGCTAGAACAATCTCAACTTATCCTAGCATCCTGTTTCTTGATGAGCCTACCACAGGTCTTGATCCAATAACATCAGACTATGTTATCTCATCAGTGATAGAATTAAAAGACTACCTTGGTATTCCAATAGTTGTAGTCACTCACGACGTTGAGGTAATGAAGAAAATTAGTGGTAAAGTAATTATGATTGAAAACTCTCAGATTGTCTTCTTTGGAGACTTTGAAGATATGATTAGAAACGGTAATGAATACATAAGACAGTTCTTGAATGGGCTCTCTGAAGGCCCCATAAATGTAGTCTGA
- the clpP gene encoding ATP-dependent Clp endopeptidase proteolytic subunit ClpP produces the protein MKEKNYIIPMIVETTGRGERAYDIYSRLLKDRIVILGSEITEDIANLIIAELLFLEAEDPDKEIHFYINSPGGLVTAGLAIYDTMQYIKPDVVTICLGQAASMAAILLSAGTKGKRFALPHSRIMIHQPLGGAQGQATDIEIQAKEILRMRDLLNKILAEHTGQPLQRVQKDTDRDFYMSPQEAKEYGIIDEILVKRY, from the coding sequence ATGAAAGAGAAGAACTACATAATACCGATGATAGTTGAAACCACAGGCAGAGGTGAAAGAGCATACGATATATACTCTAGACTCCTGAAGGATAGGATAGTGATACTAGGGTCTGAAATCACAGAAGATATAGCAAACTTGATAATAGCGGAGCTTCTGTTTCTTGAAGCAGAAGACCCAGATAAGGAAATCCACTTTTACATAAATAGTCCTGGTGGATTAGTTACTGCTGGTCTTGCTATATACGACACTATGCAATACATAAAACCGGATGTAGTTACAATCTGTCTCGGACAGGCTGCGTCAATGGCTGCGATACTACTATCTGCTGGAACGAAAGGTAAGAGATTCGCCTTACCCCATTCAAGAATCATGATACACCAACCACTAGGAGGAGCACAAGGACAGGCAACAGATATAGAAATACAAGCAAAAGAGATACTAAGAATGAGAGACTTATTGAACAAAATCCTCGCAGAGCATACAGGACAACCACTACAGAGAGTGCAAAAAGATACCGACAGAGATTTCTATATGTCTCCTCAAGAAGCTAAAGAGTATGGAATAATTGATGAAATACTTGTAAAGAGATACTAG
- a CDS encoding alanine--glyoxylate aminotransferase family protein translates to MGMLVKYHLYAPGPVEIPPEVLTEMSKPIFHHRTSQFSDVLVNAWEGLKYVFQTKQHVHILSSSGTGAMNAAVENTLSEGDKVIVLSFGKFGERWEKIAKSYRLNVITLKKDYGYCVEPDEVEKALKENPDTKAVLLQHCETSTGVSSDLKEIANIVKKTDALLIVDGITSVGCDEVKMDEWSIDVLIGGSQKSFMIPPGLSFIALSEKARKYMEKSNLPKFYFNLKEEEKALVDKTTAWTPGITLIMALNKAIELMKKEGLENVIKRHRVIAEAVREGVKAIGLNLFCKYRLFSNSVTAVEVPQGIDGTKIPKLMRNKYGAEIAGGQGSMKGQIFRLGHLGYVDKGDVVVMLQALEFTLRELGYKFNIGDSISAANKIIFDKYEF, encoded by the coding sequence ATGGGAATGTTGGTAAAATATCATCTTTACGCACCAGGACCTGTTGAGATACCACCTGAAGTTCTTACAGAGATGTCTAAACCAATCTTCCATCATAGAACATCTCAATTCAGTGATGTGCTTGTGAATGCATGGGAAGGGCTAAAGTATGTGTTTCAGACAAAACAGCATGTCCATATTCTGTCATCTTCGGGAACTGGTGCGATGAATGCAGCAGTTGAAAACACACTATCAGAAGGGGATAAGGTGATAGTTTTGAGTTTTGGAAAGTTTGGTGAAAGATGGGAGAAAATAGCAAAGTCCTATAGACTTAATGTCATAACATTAAAGAAGGACTACGGATATTGTGTTGAACCAGATGAGGTTGAAAAAGCACTGAAGGAAAATCCTGATACAAAAGCAGTTTTGCTTCAGCATTGTGAAACTTCAACAGGAGTATCATCTGACCTAAAGGAGATAGCAAATATAGTTAAGAAGACAGATGCTTTACTGATAGTTGATGGTATAACATCGGTAGGATGCGATGAAGTTAAGATGGATGAGTGGAGTATTGATGTTCTAATAGGGGGGTCTCAAAAGTCATTTATGATACCTCCAGGATTATCCTTTATTGCGCTATCTGAGAAAGCAAGGAAATATATGGAGAAATCTAATCTACCAAAATTTTATTTCAACCTAAAGGAAGAGGAAAAGGCTTTGGTGGATAAAACAACTGCTTGGACACCTGGTATAACTTTGATCATGGCTCTCAACAAGGCTATAGAACTTATGAAGAAGGAGGGTCTAGAAAACGTTATAAAAAGGCATAGAGTGATTGCAGAAGCAGTTAGGGAAGGTGTGAAAGCGATAGGGTTAAATCTTTTCTGTAAGTATAGGCTATTTTCTAATTCAGTTACGGCGGTTGAAGTTCCACAAGGGATAGATGGAACTAAAATTCCAAAGCTTATGAGAAACAAATATGGTGCTGAAATTGCGGGAGGTCAGGGTAGTATGAAGGGACAGATATTCAGGCTTGGACATCTTGGATATGTTGATAAGGGTGATGTTGTTGTGATGCTTCAAGCATTGGAATTCACACTACGTGAGCTTGGATACAAGTTCAACATAGGAGATAGCATATCAGCAGCTAATAAGATCATCTTTGATAAGTACGAATTCTAG
- a CDS encoding LptF/LptG family permease — MVMLSRIMSIIQKISKYNYAEISKNFLNITWEYIKSGFEFRRIQKYIIKQFLFAFLVSSVSLTLLAVVFNLVMDMNWFLANPDVLRNKFEYILLVYVLRGPHLYSYLAPLCMLISISYVVSRMSRNFELVAIVNAGVSLKRLFAPFITITILISILYFLFLDQVMTAAGKESRKIERVKVWGDLSFLDSEYIENIKEPLKSQNKLVTYVEIGFVSRSGEMRDVRINKFYEYTGGIDFESKRFEGGLVQYTITARYGKWDEKIKNWILYDAEITEFDKKTELVSRKKLNTYTPDFKLDEPSFFFPMKYDFMFLTMSEMTQELNKSLATKFVFGSSGYYQRLMQMLSRPSLSFSLLISVLISLGFVTVISRNLTFVNMVFQSVIRYVLYFITFLGGVWLGENRILPPIVAVWIPNLIFVSYAIYLNYKVKT; from the coding sequence ATGGTTATGTTAAGCAGAATAATGTCAATCATTCAAAAGATCTCAAAATATAACTATGCCGAAATATCAAAAAATTTTCTTAACATTACCTGGGAATACATAAAAAGTGGATTTGAGTTTCGTAGAATACAAAAATACATCATAAAACAGTTCCTATTCGCATTCCTAGTTTCTTCCGTATCACTCACACTCCTTGCCGTTGTTTTCAACTTAGTGATGGATATGAATTGGTTTCTAGCAAATCCAGATGTTTTGAGAAACAAATTTGAATACATACTCCTAGTTTATGTCCTTAGAGGACCTCATCTCTATTCCTACCTAGCACCACTCTGCATGTTGATAAGCATATCTTATGTCGTTTCAAGAATGTCTAGAAACTTTGAACTAGTAGCAATCGTAAATGCTGGTGTAAGTCTTAAAAGACTTTTTGCCCCTTTCATAACCATAACGATACTAATCTCAATTCTATACTTTCTGTTCTTAGATCAGGTTATGACTGCGGCTGGTAAGGAATCAAGGAAGATAGAAAGAGTTAAGGTATGGGGAGATTTGAGTTTTCTTGACAGTGAGTATATAGAGAACATAAAGGAACCCTTAAAGAGTCAAAACAAACTCGTCACTTATGTAGAGATTGGTTTCGTTTCTAGAAGTGGTGAGATGAGAGATGTAAGAATAAATAAGTTCTACGAATACACCGGAGGTATTGATTTTGAGTCAAAGAGATTTGAGGGAGGATTGGTTCAATACACTATAACTGCTAGATATGGTAAGTGGGATGAAAAAATTAAAAACTGGATACTCTACGATGCTGAAATAACAGAATTTGACAAAAAAACCGAACTAGTATCAAGAAAGAAGTTAAACACATATACTCCTGATTTCAAATTGGACGAACCCAGTTTCTTCTTTCCGATGAAGTATGACTTTATGTTTTTGACTATGTCAGAAATGACTCAAGAACTCAACAAGTCCCTTGCTACAAAATTTGTATTTGGAAGTAGTGGATACTATCAAAGGCTTATGCAGATGCTATCAAGACCTAGTCTATCTTTCTCTCTACTAATATCCGTTTTAATTTCTCTGGGTTTCGTAACAGTCATCTCAAGGAACCTAACATTCGTTAATATGGTCTTCCAGTCTGTTATAAGGTACGTTCTATACTTTATAACATTCCTTGGGGGTGTATGGCTAGGTGAAAACAGGATCTTACCACCAATCGTTGCGGTATGGATACCTAACCTAATATTTGTATCTTATGCAATCTACCTTAACTACAAGGTAAAAACTTGA
- a CDS encoding flavin reductase family protein, with product MKIDIDLSLTSRIFNLGNVQLVSVEYGGIKNVSTVAWITPVEKDPPLVMLSLDKSSFTFELIDKSGEFALNTPTAEILDIVKKVGSISGRYLDKFEEFKIPYSKGKYINSPILDNCIANVEFVVKSIVPMQKHAMIMGEARRATVEDTLFSDHWLLEEKDIVLIHHAGANYFCTTRFLVEIKK from the coding sequence ATGAAAATAGATATAGACTTAAGTCTAACCAGCAGAATATTCAACCTAGGTAATGTTCAACTCGTCAGTGTTGAGTATGGTGGAATAAAGAATGTTTCCACAGTCGCATGGATAACACCTGTTGAGAAGGACCCTCCGTTAGTTATGCTTTCCCTTGATAAAAGTTCATTTACTTTTGAACTCATAGACAAATCTGGAGAGTTCGCTTTGAATACTCCAACCGCTGAAATACTTGATATTGTCAAAAAGGTCGGGAGTATTTCAGGAAGATACTTAGATAAATTTGAAGAGTTTAAAATACCATACTCAAAAGGTAAGTACATCAATTCACCTATTCTTGATAATTGTATAGCAAATGTTGAGTTTGTTGTGAAATCAATAGTTCCGATGCAAAAACATGCTATGATAATGGGAGAAGCACGACGAGCAACAGTTGAAGATACTCTTTTTTCAGACCACTGGCTACTAGAAGAAAAGGATATAGTCCTGATACATCACGCAGGCGCTAACTACTTCTGCACAACAAGATTTTTAGTTGAGATAAAAAAGTAA
- a CDS encoding LptF/LptG family permease translates to MKTLNVITSAVKNVLKRVISHINSSYIPLKRYDIMVYKDLAISYVVSFLIISLVVWLKEVYLIYVQYIQKGAQLTTTLSIFFYSLPFTMAITIPAGMIMATLLTFNKLSLNLEILVLRSSGIRKTRLFLPVLVFSLLIGSITYTFFDTVLIKGNEMYIRSMIKMRVEKPFIDINPGEFPKIGDFNIGFEELQGGEMKGVEIYQKTKNSEKIIKANTGRIISTGDVPYYSILLFNGTYIDKSSDGSIFSSQFKEAELRIDYEVSYIPTYNTELQPRLMSRYKTEKIIEKMKEQTNLKSTLKTLSSLNEKLIENYKKIITTLPEYIFSLLKDENARENAKKHFNSTLSNISELSIKIKSLNTSPEMVNYNIFIFEQHKKTSIPVSAIVYGLIGFVFGIMVKVRTGKGGSLIIGIIIILIQTYLTFISEIPIRNGDLDPVIGAWWSNIVLTIPALYLLLREKA, encoded by the coding sequence ATGAAGACACTTAATGTTATTACTTCAGCCGTCAAAAATGTCCTCAAGAGAGTTATCTCACACATAAATTCTAGTTATATACCTTTAAAGAGATACGATATAATGGTATATAAGGATCTAGCAATAAGCTATGTAGTTTCGTTTCTCATAATCTCACTGGTTGTGTGGTTAAAGGAGGTATACCTAATATATGTTCAATATATTCAGAAAGGCGCACAACTCACTACTACCTTAAGCATATTCTTTTACAGTCTTCCTTTCACGATGGCTATAACGATACCTGCAGGTATGATAATGGCAACTTTGCTTACCTTTAACAAACTCTCACTCAACCTAGAGATACTTGTCTTGAGGTCCAGTGGCATTAGGAAAACAAGACTATTCTTACCAGTTCTGGTATTCTCATTACTTATAGGAAGTATAACCTACACTTTCTTTGACACAGTTCTGATAAAAGGTAATGAAATGTATATAAGGTCAATGATAAAGATGAGAGTTGAAAAACCTTTTATTGACATAAACCCCGGGGAGTTTCCCAAGATTGGAGACTTCAATATTGGTTTTGAGGAACTACAAGGTGGTGAGATGAAAGGTGTTGAAATATATCAGAAAACCAAAAACAGTGAGAAAATAATTAAAGCAAATACAGGAAGAATAATATCAACTGGCGATGTTCCTTACTATTCTATTCTACTGTTTAACGGAACTTACATTGACAAATCATCCGATGGCAGTATATTCTCATCACAGTTTAAGGAAGCTGAATTAAGAATAGACTACGAAGTATCCTACATTCCAACCTACAACACAGAACTCCAACCAAGACTTATGTCAAGATACAAAACCGAAAAGATAATTGAAAAAATGAAGGAACAAACGAACTTAAAATCAACACTTAAGACTTTATCCTCACTGAATGAAAAACTAATTGAAAACTATAAAAAGATAATTACAACCTTACCTGAATATATTTTCTCACTTCTTAAGGATGAAAATGCTAGAGAAAACGCTAAAAAACATTTTAATTCAACATTAAGCAATATTTCAGAACTAAGTATAAAAATAAAGTCTCTCAATACCTCCCCAGAAATGGTAAATTACAATATATTTATCTTTGAGCAGCATAAGAAGACATCAATACCTGTGTCAGCAATTGTTTATGGGCTCATAGGTTTTGTATTCGGAATAATGGTCAAGGTTAGAACTGGAAAAGGTGGTTCTCTCATAATCGGTATAATTATTATACTTATACAAACTTACCTTACTTTCATCTCAGAAATACCCATTAGAAACGGAGATCTAGACCCAGTTATCGGTGCTTGGTGGTCAAACATTGTTCTAACAATACCCGCATTATATTTACTACTTAGAGAAAAAGCATAG
- a CDS encoding sigma-70 family RNA polymerase sigma factor produces the protein MSYEIISDDDIVSLLIEKSNESKQKAFNLAYDKYLNFVYDFGRTMGIPKDHCDDFVQEVFFRLFRKIHKFNTKKRFFPWFYSLVRNCCYDYIKYLEKHKDIDYRIENYVYNPYEFEIETINYVRDIISRLPNDEREVIFLRFYQDLSVDEITQILGYSTRKVYNIIDKALKEIEKHWSEK, from the coding sequence ATGTCCTATGAAATAATATCTGATGATGATATTGTTTCATTACTAATAGAAAAGAGCAACGAAAGCAAACAGAAGGCGTTTAATCTAGCATACGACAAATATTTGAATTTTGTCTATGACTTTGGAAGGACAATGGGCATACCCAAAGACCACTGTGATGACTTCGTTCAGGAAGTTTTTTTTAGACTTTTTAGAAAAATTCACAAGTTCAACACTAAAAAAAGATTTTTTCCATGGTTCTACTCGCTAGTAAGAAACTGTTGCTATGATTACATTAAATACCTTGAGAAGCATAAAGATATAGATTATAGGATAGAGAATTATGTATATAACCCCTATGAGTTTGAGATAGAGACTATAAACTATGTTAGAGACATAATCTCAAGGCTTCCAAATGATGAAAGAGAGGTAATATTCTTAAGATTTTACCAAGATTTATCTGTTGATGAGATTACACAAATTCTTGGATACTCAACTAGAAAAGTGTATAATATTATTGATAAAGCACTTAAGGAAATAGAGAAACATTGGTCTGAAAAATAG